The bacterium genome has a window encoding:
- the tadA gene encoding tRNA adenosine(34) deaminase TadA produces the protein MEPQNPFLEHEKWMRVALAEAEAAAGEGEVPVGCVVVHGGRIVGRGHNRTEALRDPTAHAEIIAVGAAATAIENWRLTGATVYVTVEPCLMCTGALVLARPDLVVYGARDPKFGCLGSRYDVARDNRFNHELKVAEGVLASESADLLKSFFRARRTRQTRGD, from the coding sequence GTGGAACCCCAGAACCCTTTCCTTGAGCATGAGAAGTGGATGAGGGTCGCGCTTGCCGAGGCCGAGGCCGCGGCCGGCGAGGGAGAGGTGCCGGTGGGGTGCGTGGTTGTGCACGGTGGTCGGATTGTCGGCCGCGGACACAACCGGACCGAAGCCCTGAGAGACCCGACTGCGCATGCTGAGATTATTGCCGTCGGGGCAGCGGCAACGGCAATCGAGAACTGGCGGTTGACCGGGGCAACGGTGTACGTCACGGTCGAGCCCTGCCTGATGTGTACCGGTGCGCTGGTGCTGGCGCGACCGGACCTTGTCGTCTATGGGGCGCGGGACCCGAAGTTCGGATGTCTGGGGTCGCGGTACGATGTCGCCCGGGACAATCGATTCAACCATGAGTTGAAGGTGGCCGAGGGTGTGCTGGCTTCGGAATCGGCAGATTTGCTGAAGAGCTTCTTCCGCGCCCGGCGCACGCGTCAGACGAGGGGCGATTGA
- a CDS encoding GNAT family acetyltransferase has translation MKGLDIRPFVIEDTDGVLEVWSLARMATPERNPRSEIQKKLRHSPESFFVGMLEDKVVSTVMVGYDGHRGWIYLLAVRPELQRKGIGRQMMEYAENWLREHGCVKVKLQIDESRGDVPGFYRKLGYEVQPLVSMGKWFRASDS, from the coding sequence TTGAAGGGCCTCGATATACGGCCGTTCGTGATTGAGGATACGGACGGAGTGCTTGAGGTCTGGAGCCTGGCCCGGATGGCGACGCCGGAGCGCAATCCTCGGTCCGAGATTCAGAAGAAGCTGAGACACAGCCCCGAGTCGTTCTTTGTCGGTATGCTTGAGGATAAGGTCGTGTCGACGGTCATGGTCGGGTATGATGGACACCGGGGCTGGATTTACCTCCTGGCGGTCAGGCCCGAACTGCAGCGTAAGGGCATCGGCCGTCAGATGATGGAGTATGCCGAGAACTGGCTGAGAGAACACGGTTGTGTTAAGGTCAAGCTGCAGATTGACGAATCCCGGGGTGACGTGCCCGGTTTCTACCGCAAACTCGGATACGAGGTCCAGCCTCTGGTCAGCATGGGCAAGTGGTTCCGGGCCTCGGATTCTTGA